One genomic segment of Rivularia sp. PCC 7116 includes these proteins:
- a CDS encoding M56 family metallopeptidase produces the protein MHLLIIFLALMVAYITRCQWNQSSAKWNERWHKALFFFLFPPLLIFMTTFALLFMGPQGTMGGLQTGCYGYLIALICMAFFAVVCIKQAWLGWLSVKSTRNCPKVDVAGTQVRLLDTGALFAGQIGFLKPELVLSSGLLKTLSSNHIETVLAHEQGHYYYQDTFWFFWLGWMRECTSWLPYTETLWQELLTLRELRADAHAVSYVDPLLLAESLLMVVNSSPISSEILCAALGSPHANRLEERVEALLSQPQPTPEVKFTSLKWLLWTFIPLVSVVFHS, from the coding sequence ATGCATTTACTGATAATTTTTTTAGCTTTGATGGTTGCTTACATCACTAGATGTCAATGGAATCAAAGCTCAGCTAAATGGAATGAGCGCTGGCACAAAGCACTATTTTTCTTTCTATTTCCTCCCTTGTTAATTTTCATGACAACGTTTGCTTTATTGTTTATGGGACCTCAAGGTACCATGGGAGGATTGCAAACTGGTTGTTATGGCTATTTAATCGCATTAATTTGTATGGCGTTTTTCGCCGTCGTCTGCATTAAACAGGCATGGCTGGGATGGCTATCTGTAAAGTCTACTCGCAATTGTCCAAAAGTTGATGTAGCCGGAACACAAGTTCGCTTGCTCGATACAGGGGCATTATTTGCCGGACAAATTGGCTTTTTGAAACCTGAATTAGTCTTAAGTTCTGGATTATTAAAAACTCTTTCGAGCAATCATATAGAAACTGTCTTAGCTCACGAACAAGGACATTATTATTACCAAGATACGTTTTGGTTCTTTTGGTTGGGTTGGATGCGAGAATGTACTTCTTGGTTGCCTTACACTGAAACTTTATGGCAAGAATTACTAACTTTACGAGAATTACGAGCTGATGCTCATGCGGTTTCATATGTAGATCCCTTGCTGCTAGCCGAATCCTTGCTCATGGTTGTTAATAGTTCACCGATATCTTCAGAAATTCTTTGTGCAGCATTAGGTTCCCCCCATGCTAATCGTTTAGAAGAAAGAGTCGAAGCCCTTTTATCTCAACCACAACCTACTCCAGAGGTTAAATTCACTTCTTTAAAATGGCTTTTATGGACTTTTATTCCTTTAGTTAGTGTTGTATTTCATAGTTGA
- a CDS encoding BlaI/MecI/CopY family transcriptional regulator has product MAPLPDYRPKQLSLGPLEAEILNIVWQLGKASVKNVHDRILADPNRELAYTSVTTVLRRLTDKGWLECNKRGKAFYWQPLLTKQQAEVIKAHEQLQQFLKVGNPDVIAAFADSLDEADSAKIQAIAKRIEAARQAREEK; this is encoded by the coding sequence ATGGCTCCTTTACCAGATTACCGTCCCAAACAACTTTCTCTAGGTCCGTTGGAAGCAGAAATTCTAAATATTGTTTGGCAGTTAGGCAAAGCTAGTGTAAAAAATGTACACGACCGCATTTTAGCCGATCCCAATCGCGAATTAGCTTATACTTCAGTTACTACCGTGCTGCGACGACTAACAGATAAAGGTTGGCTTGAATGTAATAAAAGAGGAAAAGCTTTTTACTGGCAGCCGCTGTTAACAAAGCAGCAAGCGGAAGTTATTAAAGCCCACGAGCAGTTACAGCAATTTCTTAAAGTGGGAAATCCCGATGTAATTGCCGCTTTTGCAGATAGTTTAGATGAAGCAGATTCTGCGAAAATACAAGCAATAGCAAAACGAATTGAAGCTGCGCGACAAGCAAGGGAGGAGAAATAA
- a CDS encoding 2-phosphosulfolactate phosphatase family protein, translating to MKLFIYHAPEETPTDKMPECAIAVDVLRATTTMATVLAGGGEAVQFFSDLDKLVEVSDKFPAEKRLRAGERGGAKVPGFDLGNSPLDCKQEVVEGKRLFISTTNGTRALQRIQEAKTVITGAFVNLTTVVEYLAKNQPENVWIVGSGWQGSYSLEDTACAGAIAAHLLEKTKLSIDEVAGNDEVVAAMALYSQWKDNLLQMFKHASHGKRLLGLDCNDDLKYCSEIDTLDVLPMQQEPGILKRQG from the coding sequence ATGAAGTTATTTATTTATCATGCTCCAGAAGAAACTCCCACAGACAAGATGCCAGAATGCGCGATCGCGGTTGATGTGTTGCGTGCGACTACAACAATGGCAACGGTTTTAGCTGGTGGTGGTGAAGCTGTTCAATTTTTCAGCGATTTGGACAAATTGGTAGAAGTTAGCGATAAGTTTCCTGCCGAAAAACGCCTGCGGGCTGGAGAAAGGGGAGGTGCGAAGGTTCCTGGTTTCGATTTGGGAAATTCTCCCCTCGACTGTAAACAGGAAGTTGTGGAGGGAAAGCGCTTGTTTATTAGTACTACCAACGGTACTCGTGCTTTACAAAGGATACAAGAGGCTAAAACAGTTATTACGGGAGCTTTTGTAAATCTGACAACTGTGGTTGAGTATTTAGCTAAGAATCAGCCAGAAAATGTTTGGATAGTGGGTTCGGGATGGCAAGGTAGTTACTCTCTTGAGGATACTGCTTGTGCTGGTGCAATTGCTGCTCATCTATTGGAAAAAACTAAGTTATCTATAGATGAAGTAGCAGGTAATGATGAAGTCGTTGCGGCAATGGCACTTTATTCTCAATGGAAAGATAATTTATTGCAAATGTTTAAACATGCTAGTCACGGTAAACGTTTATTAGGTTTGGATTGCAATGATGATTTAAAATACTGTTCCGAAATTGATACTTTAGATGTTTTGCCAATGCAGCAAGAGCCGGGAATTTTGAAAAGACAAGGATAA
- a CDS encoding LysR family transcriptional regulator gives MDLSVLQTFVEVMRHGNFASVARERNIDPSSVSRTIAGLESELGIRLFQRTTRKLSPTEAGIAYFERIEPLIEEIQQAAAVAKDISGNPKGTIRVTASVSFGLKCIVPLLPKFEAKYPELTVDLLLTDSVVDLFTERIDVAIRLGQLTDSTLIIQQLMRTRYSVCTSPDYLQKYGKPQKPKDIEQHNCLLFPLVGFRTRWIFKDKIGNNQEISVSGNTIISNAIALQQCAISGMGLTLLPHWLIDEDIRSGKLVKLFPDYEVTATDFNTAAWLVFPSRAYMPLKVRVFVEELKNYISASKL, from the coding sequence ATGGATTTATCCGTACTGCAAACTTTTGTGGAAGTGATGCGACACGGTAATTTTGCATCTGTCGCACGAGAAAGAAATATCGATCCATCTTCTGTATCGCGAACAATTGCTGGTTTAGAATCGGAACTCGGTATTAGGTTATTTCAGCGTACAACCCGTAAACTGTCGCCAACCGAAGCAGGAATAGCTTACTTTGAAAGAATTGAGCCGCTTATCGAAGAAATCCAACAAGCAGCAGCAGTTGCAAAGGATATTTCTGGAAACCCTAAAGGAACAATCCGGGTTACGGCTTCGGTTTCTTTCGGGCTTAAGTGTATTGTGCCGTTGTTACCCAAGTTTGAAGCGAAATATCCAGAATTGACAGTAGATTTATTACTTACAGATTCAGTTGTTGATTTATTTACTGAAAGAATTGATGTTGCAATTCGTTTAGGACAACTTACTGATTCAACATTAATTATTCAACAATTGATGCGAACTCGTTATTCTGTTTGTACAAGTCCAGATTATTTACAAAAATACGGAAAACCGCAAAAACCGAAAGATATCGAGCAGCATAATTGTTTGCTTTTTCCCTTAGTTGGCTTTAGAACAAGATGGATATTTAAAGATAAAATTGGCAACAATCAAGAAATTTCCGTTAGCGGAAACACGATTATTTCAAATGCTATAGCACTGCAACAGTGTGCAATTTCAGGAATGGGTTTAACCCTGCTTCCCCATTGGCTAATTGATGAAGATATTCGTAGTGGTAAATTAGTTAAGCTATTTCCAGATTACGAAGTTACCGCCACAGATTTTAATACCGCAGCTTGGCTAGTTTTTCCGAGTCGTGCTTACATGCCTCTTAAAGTAAGGGTATTTGTTGAGGAATTGAAAAATTATATTTCAGCGTCTAAGTTGTGA
- a CDS encoding NAD(P)-dependent oxidoreductase: MQQIYCIHRQIKLSNMNKQKVTVLGLGAMGSRMGVNLLKAGYSVTVWNRSPKPTEALAAKGAVVATTPKLAVKEADVVISMVTDSDASRAVWLDSETGALSAMRQSAIAIESSTLTVSWVKELATEFKHSGIAFLDAPVVGTRPQADSGNLIYLIGGEIETLKQAENIFLSAGGGKINHAGEIGKGMAMKLAVNAMFGIQVAAISEIIGMLIKNGFGLEKAVQYLAELPVTSPAAKNAANLILKGNHAAMFPIDLVEKDFRYVMQTAKDVEAASPISEAIHRVYLDAVDKGYGGDNITGVAKLFV, from the coding sequence ATGCAGCAAATATATTGTATTCACCGTCAAATTAAATTATCAAATATGAATAAGCAGAAAGTAACCGTACTCGGACTTGGTGCGATGGGTTCGCGCATGGGTGTTAATCTGTTAAAAGCAGGATATAGCGTAACGGTTTGGAATCGCTCTCCTAAACCTACAGAAGCTTTAGCGGCAAAAGGTGCAGTTGTCGCGACTACACCGAAGCTTGCAGTTAAAGAAGCTGATGTTGTTATTAGCATGGTTACAGATAGCGATGCATCGAGAGCAGTTTGGTTGGATTCGGAAACCGGTGCATTATCAGCAATGCGTCAAAGTGCAATTGCAATCGAATCGAGTACTTTAACAGTAAGTTGGGTAAAAGAATTAGCAACAGAATTCAAACACAGCGGAATTGCCTTTCTGGATGCTCCGGTAGTTGGTACTCGCCCCCAAGCAGATAGCGGAAATTTGATTTATTTGATAGGTGGAGAAATTGAAACCTTGAAGCAAGCAGAAAATATTTTTTTATCTGCCGGTGGTGGAAAAATCAATCATGCGGGAGAGATTGGTAAGGGAATGGCGATGAAATTAGCTGTAAATGCAATGTTTGGTATTCAAGTTGCTGCTATTAGTGAAATTATTGGGATGTTGATCAAAAACGGGTTTGGATTAGAAAAAGCAGTTCAATATTTAGCCGAATTACCCGTAACTAGCCCAGCAGCGAAGAATGCAGCAAATTTAATATTGAAAGGCAATCATGCAGCAATGTTTCCGATTGATTTGGTAGAAAAAGATTTTCGTTACGTGATGCAAACTGCTAAAGATGTTGAAGCAGCAAGTCCAATATCGGAAGCAATTCATCGAGTTTATTTGGATGCTGTTGATAAGGGATATGGTGGCGACAATATTACCGGTGTTGCAAAACTTTTTGTTTAG
- a CDS encoding M61 family metallopeptidase, whose translation MTLGTAPHLPNSAKQATATINYQVAMPHPENHLFEVTLHLVDYSSSALDLKMPVWTPGSYLVREYAKHLQDFSATSHNKALNWQKIGKNHWQVETNGASEVTIKYRIFANELTVRTNHLDPTHGYFNGAAIFFRIPEFDKQPIRVAVETPNPQWQVTTTLPVVEEQKNTFIAADFDTLVDSPFEIGTHQLHDFEVNGKPHQLAIYGKGNVKVEPLIEDIKKIVEVEADMFEGLPYERYLFLLHLSAQSFGGLEHKDSCSLIYRRFGFSDREKYERFMQLVAHEFFHLWNVKRIRPKELEVFDYDQENYTPSLWFCEGTTSYYDLLIPLRAGIYDVDSYLNNLSKEITRYLTTPGRKVQPVAESSFDAWIKLYRQDANSPNSQISYYLKGEMITLLLDLLIRSRHQNQRSLDDVMLKLWQKFGKDEIGYTAEELKQVIESVAGSDLTEFFERYVSGREELPFNEYLEPFGLKLVADKVDEPFLGIKVVSNNGKESVKFVEYDSPAQVAGIDAGDELLAIDGIKVTANKLSARLKDYQPQENIEITVFHQDELRTYSVTLAEPRANKYRVAPVENLSNPQKDNFNGFLGV comes from the coding sequence ATGACATTAGGTACAGCTCCTCATCTCCCAAATTCTGCAAAACAAGCTACAGCAACAATAAATTACCAAGTTGCAATGCCTCATCCAGAAAACCATCTGTTTGAGGTTACTTTACATTTAGTAGATTATTCATCATCGGCTTTAGATTTGAAAATGCCGGTTTGGACTCCTGGTTCTTATTTAGTGCGGGAATATGCCAAGCATTTACAAGATTTTTCCGCAACCAGCCATAATAAAGCTTTAAATTGGCAGAAAATTGGTAAAAATCATTGGCAAGTTGAGACAAATGGAGCTTCCGAAGTTACTATAAAATATCGTATTTTCGCGAATGAATTAACAGTACGGACAAATCATTTAGATCCAACCCACGGTTATTTTAATGGAGCGGCAATATTTTTTAGAATACCGGAATTTGATAAGCAACCGATTCGCGTTGCTGTTGAAACGCCCAATCCTCAATGGCAAGTCACTACTACACTGCCAGTAGTTGAAGAACAAAAAAATACTTTTATTGCTGCGGACTTTGATACCCTTGTAGACAGTCCTTTTGAAATCGGTACCCATCAGCTACATGACTTTGAAGTCAACGGAAAACCCCATCAATTAGCGATTTATGGCAAAGGTAATGTCAAAGTCGAACCATTAATTGAGGATATCAAGAAAATCGTCGAAGTTGAAGCAGATATGTTTGAGGGTTTACCTTACGAACGATATCTATTTTTGCTACACTTATCCGCACAATCCTTTGGTGGGTTAGAACATAAGGATTCTTGCTCCTTAATTTATCGTCGTTTTGGATTTAGCGATCGCGAAAAATACGAACGTTTTATGCAGTTAGTGGCTCATGAATTCTTCCATCTATGGAATGTAAAGCGAATTCGTCCCAAAGAATTAGAAGTTTTTGATTACGACCAAGAAAACTATACACCTTCTTTGTGGTTTTGCGAGGGAACTACAAGCTATTACGACTTATTAATTCCTTTAAGAGCGGGAATTTACGATGTTGATTCATACTTGAATAATTTAAGTAAAGAAATAACTCGATATCTAACCACACCAGGGCGTAAAGTACAGCCAGTGGCGGAATCGAGTTTCGATGCTTGGATTAAACTTTATCGTCAAGATGCTAACAGTCCAAATTCTCAAATCTCCTATTATTTAAAAGGGGAAATGATTACATTATTGTTAGATTTGTTGATTCGTTCCCGCCATCAAAACCAGCGCTCTCTTGATGACGTAATGCTGAAATTATGGCAGAAGTTTGGTAAAGATGAAATTGGTTATACTGCTGAGGAATTAAAACAGGTTATCGAATCAGTAGCGGGTAGTGATTTAACAGAATTCTTTGAACGTTATGTTAGCGGTAGAGAAGAGTTACCTTTTAACGAATATCTCGAACCTTTTGGTTTAAAGTTAGTTGCAGATAAAGTGGATGAACCATTTTTAGGAATTAAAGTAGTTAGTAATAATGGAAAAGAATCAGTAAAATTTGTAGAATATGATTCTCCCGCACAAGTTGCCGGAATAGATGCTGGTGATGAATTATTAGCAATTGACGGAATTAAAGTAACCGCAAATAAATTAAGCGCAAGATTAAAGGATTATCAGCCGCAAGAGAATATTGAGATTACTGTATTTCATCAAGATGAATTGCGAACTTATAGCGTTACCTTAGCAGAACCCCGTGCGAATAAATATCGGGTAGCACCAGTTGAAAATCTTTCTAATCCTCAGAAAGATAATTTTAATGGGTTTCTTGGAGTGTAG
- a CDS encoding Crp/Fnr family transcriptional regulator has translation MQTEVFSEIFPLMSTANPQTLEWLLNVATMHEYPAGRAVLMEDSWGNAVYFIVSGWVKVRRTTSEDSRALAILGKGDFFGEMAILDESPRSTDVIALSPVELISVSRESFIQILFKDPQLHHRMLQLMVRRLRYVNLRLQMRAAPPAVKLSHTLVSLGESYGEEAPKGKDIYNIPFQDLADITDIGIEETTQIMEKLHEKAWVNINTTQDLIHLLNFKQLVNLAGRI, from the coding sequence ATGCAGACAGAGGTTTTTAGTGAAATTTTCCCTTTAATGAGTACGGCTAATCCCCAAACTTTAGAATGGCTGCTCAACGTTGCAACAATGCACGAATATCCAGCAGGAAGAGCCGTTTTAATGGAAGATTCTTGGGGTAATGCAGTTTATTTTATTGTTTCAGGTTGGGTAAAAGTTAGGCGTACTACCAGCGAAGACTCTCGCGCTTTAGCGATTTTGGGCAAAGGTGATTTTTTCGGCGAAATGGCTATTTTAGATGAATCTCCCCGCTCCACCGATGTAATTGCTCTTTCTCCGGTGGAGTTGATTAGCGTATCGAGGGAAAGTTTTATTCAGATACTATTTAAAGATCCCCAACTACATCACCGAATGCTGCAACTGATGGTAAGACGGTTGCGTTATGTTAACTTACGTCTGCAAATGCGAGCTGCACCACCAGCAGTTAAGTTATCTCATACGTTGGTTTCTTTGGGTGAAAGTTACGGTGAAGAAGCTCCAAAAGGGAAAGATATTTACAATATTCCTTTTCAAGATTTAGCCGATATTACCGATATCGGAATAGAAGAAACTACCCAAATTATGGAAAAGCTGCATGAAAAAGCTTGGGTAAACATCAATACAACTCAAGATTTAATTCATCTTCTTAATTTCAAGCAATTGGTAAATTTAGCTGGCAGAATTTAA
- a CDS encoding type II secretory pathway, ATPase PulE/Tfp pilus assembly pathway, ATPase PilB yields the protein MLSSEGKPTDTSSANANHKPSKTIGTDGASSLEQNQQLEREQIFRLIEEGILCFEACLYHQILPLKLEYNSLLLGIVNPKDTVALDYVNSILSYLKIRVITRTVSADTHRIILSEYLNHKNACEESKLHEKETQVDSNNSQNNPAKVVNRLDVEDSEEESQPGDNTLILFDSSAGANFKNLSAKEIKKPPVGKPLKSDKQNTPENTGADIFEIISAQNIPLLRLPLPESFNADETLSMLPPKQLLNELLARILEGGIGRLYLERQPYQGRILWSLNGIVQSVVEELPLSAFQGVLNELKRLGSLPIRTLSQAKQVEIECLYQKQRLLLRLRVMLGVHGEEATLQVLRGAALKFYQQQQLTRLSRDALGASQQLNYKVRELQQRLTLNKRELNPQQSQALDSLSKLIDNLDHHLRILTEISNM from the coding sequence ATGTTGTCTTCCGAAGGCAAACCAACTGATACTAGTTCGGCAAATGCCAATCACAAGCCATCTAAGACTATAGGGACTGACGGTGCATCATCTCTCGAACAGAACCAACAACTAGAACGCGAACAGATATTTCGACTTATTGAAGAAGGTATTCTGTGTTTTGAGGCTTGCCTCTACCATCAAATTTTACCTTTGAAGTTAGAATACAACAGTCTGTTGTTGGGCATCGTTAACCCTAAAGACACGGTAGCATTAGATTATGTTAATAGTATCTTATCTTACTTAAAAATTCGGGTAATAACTCGAACCGTGTCTGCTGATACTCACCGCATCATATTGTCAGAGTATCTTAATCACAAAAACGCATGTGAAGAATCTAAGCTACATGAAAAAGAAACTCAAGTAGATTCTAATAATTCACAAAATAATCCGGCAAAAGTTGTTAATAGATTAGATGTAGAAGATTCCGAAGAAGAATCACAACCAGGAGATAATACATTAATACTGTTTGATTCTTCTGCGGGAGCTAACTTCAAAAATTTATCGGCAAAAGAAATTAAAAAACCTCCTGTGGGCAAGCCCTTAAAGTCAGACAAGCAAAATACACCTGAAAATACTGGTGCAGATATCTTTGAAATTATCTCCGCACAAAATATCCCTTTATTAAGACTGCCTCTTCCAGAATCATTCAATGCTGATGAAACACTGTCAATGCTTCCACCAAAGCAATTACTCAATGAATTATTAGCAAGAATTCTTGAAGGAGGTATAGGTCGTTTATATTTAGAAAGGCAGCCTTATCAAGGAAGAATACTCTGGAGTTTAAATGGGATAGTACAGTCAGTGGTAGAAGAATTACCATTGTCGGCGTTTCAAGGCGTACTCAATGAATTAAAGCGGTTAGGTTCTTTACCTATAAGGACATTATCGCAAGCAAAACAAGTCGAAATAGAATGTTTATATCAAAAACAGCGCTTGTTATTGCGTCTGCGAGTCATGCTAGGAGTGCATGGGGAGGAAGCTACTTTACAGGTATTGCGTGGAGCCGCATTAAAATTTTATCAGCAGCAGCAGTTAACACGTCTGAGTCGCGATGCTTTAGGAGCTTCCCAGCAGCTAAACTATAAAGTACGCGAACTACAACAAAGACTGACTTTAAACAAACGAGAATTAAATCCCCAGCAATCCCAAGCTTTAGACTCCTTAAGCAAACTTATAGACAATTTAGACCATCATTTGAGAATACTTACTGAAATTTCCAACATGTAA
- a CDS encoding HetZ-related protein 2, with the protein MQTLKQGFEERNLNMTSEAEKLAQYWQNRLADECSGHSEVTRASIVKWLIGSDKERFDNLNLKELKIAKQAMEYRYRILCQRYLGMGRERAYRNLVTRLGSLTTLRSKIQTWISLSRDRQRKVLDVLQEILQELLQSDKYMVSQMACISEFTQDSRLRNALVFASLEEYCMRPIRNQPLLVYRFVNYLKRTQRGGLTQVPTKDMVRLVSEEVLGEDGENRVSLVDQNAIEDYQEEEKAQAQQLQRQLVKDEFAEYLKENLGEDATMWLKLYLKGLTQDAIAKKLGKPIKEIYRLREKIGYHAVRVFALKDKPELVANWLETSLLEHNLGLTPQQWEKLQEKISPVQKQILEMSKMGKTTEEIAKNLKRKTHQVMGEWTKVYLAAQAIRSE; encoded by the coding sequence ATGCAAACTTTAAAGCAGGGTTTTGAGGAGCGCAATCTCAATATGACATCTGAAGCAGAAAAACTGGCACAGTATTGGCAAAATCGCTTGGCTGATGAATGTTCTGGGCATAGCGAAGTCACAAGAGCCAGCATAGTCAAGTGGCTAATAGGAAGCGACAAAGAACGTTTTGACAATTTAAATCTTAAAGAATTAAAAATTGCCAAGCAAGCGATGGAATATCGCTATAGGATTTTGTGTCAACGTTATTTAGGTATGGGTAGAGAGCGTGCCTATCGCAACCTGGTTACTCGTTTGGGAAGCCTTACGACATTGCGATCCAAAATTCAAACTTGGATTTCATTAAGTCGCGATCGCCAGCGTAAGGTATTGGATGTGTTGCAAGAGATACTCCAAGAATTATTGCAGAGCGATAAATATATGGTTTCTCAAATGGCTTGTATTTCTGAGTTTACCCAAGATAGTAGATTGAGAAATGCCTTGGTATTCGCCAGCTTAGAAGAGTATTGTATGCGACCAATACGCAATCAACCGTTGTTGGTATATCGTTTTGTTAACTATTTGAAGAGAACTCAAAGAGGTGGTTTAACCCAGGTACCAACAAAAGATATGGTGCGCTTGGTTTCTGAAGAAGTACTTGGTGAAGACGGTGAAAATCGAGTTAGTTTAGTCGATCAAAACGCCATAGAAGATTACCAGGAAGAAGAAAAAGCCCAGGCACAACAGCTACAGCGTCAACTGGTGAAAGATGAATTTGCAGAGTATCTCAAAGAAAACTTGGGAGAAGACGCAACAATGTGGTTGAAACTGTATCTTAAAGGCTTAACCCAAGATGCCATTGCCAAAAAATTAGGTAAACCCATCAAAGAAATTTATCGTTTGCGGGAAAAGATTGGCTATCATGCGGTACGGGTTTTTGCTCTTAAAGATAAACCGGAATTGGTAGCAAACTGGTTGGAAACTTCTTTGCTAGAACATAATTTAGGACTAACGCCGCAACAGTGGGAGAAATTGCAAGAAAAAATATCTCCCGTGCAGAAGCAAATTTTGGAGATGTCGAAAATGGGTAAAACGACAGAAGAAATTGCTAAAAATCTCAAACGCAAAACTCATCAAGTGATGGGAGAGTGGACAAAGGTTTATTTAGCGGCACAAGCTATACGCAGCGAATAA
- a CDS encoding carbon dioxide-concentrating mechanism protein CcmK, whose amino-acid sequence MPLQAVGALETKGFPAVLAAADAMVKAGRVTLVGYIRVGSARFTVNIRGDVSEVKTAMAAGVEAAESCYGGTLESWVIIPRPHENVEAVLPIAYSEAVEEYRLAVENPVIGRSNGR is encoded by the coding sequence ATGCCACTACAGGCAGTTGGTGCTTTAGAAACTAAAGGTTTTCCTGCCGTATTAGCAGCGGCGGATGCAATGGTAAAAGCGGGTAGAGTTACCCTTGTCGGCTATATAAGAGTTGGTAGTGCCCGATTTACAGTTAATATTCGCGGTGATGTTTCGGAAGTTAAAACTGCTATGGCAGCCGGTGTTGAAGCCGCCGAAAGCTGTTATGGCGGTACTCTTGAATCTTGGGTAATTATTCCTCGTCCCCATGAAAACGTTGAAGCTGTCTTACCGATTGCTTATTCAGAAGCAGTTGAAGAATATCGACTTGCTGTGGAAAATCCAGTTATAGGCAGGTCGAATGGTCGTTAA
- a CDS encoding carbon dioxide-concentrating mechanism protein CcmK translates to MPMAVGVIETLSFPAILIASDTMVKAAEVSIVFYDKSESGRFFVAVRGRVAEVTRAVEAGIEVVEKESHGGQVMEYYIVPNPPENVESVLPIHFTSKSEPFRL, encoded by the coding sequence ATGCCAATGGCAGTAGGGGTAATTGAAACACTAAGTTTTCCTGCAATACTTATAGCCTCGGATACTATGGTTAAGGCTGCCGAAGTTTCAATAGTATTTTACGATAAGTCGGAAAGCGGACGCTTTTTTGTGGCTGTTAGGGGGAGGGTTGCTGAAGTCACCCGTGCTGTGGAAGCGGGGATTGAAGTTGTTGAAAAAGAATCTCATGGCGGGCAAGTAATGGAGTATTACATCGTCCCCAATCCTCCAGAGAATGTGGAAAGCGTTTTACCAATCCACTTTACTTCAAAATCAGAACCTTTCCGTCTGTAG
- a CDS encoding DUF3616 domain-containing protein, giving the protein MSQLEYFLLTRVLLQFDRRSDDIVSDISSATFSDDGSLWVGSDEMVGVERLSPIGCHSYGKHQRFLLKDYIDLFDDDEIDIEGMDFKNGYLWLTGSHSTKRKKPKGKDLETDLERLATVTTDLNRFILARIPVVNGELIKSCVLAEGESKTAACLQKIDRRNLLFEVLKSDAHLKRFITSGIPSKDNGLDIEGLAIANNNRIFLGLRGPVLRGWAIILEIQLTESEPGVLTLEEITDEGAKYKKHFLDLNGLGIRELCLQGEDLIILAGPTMAVEGEMQVFRWKDIFNHSGNNIHLQDDNLFPLFDLPFTIGSDHAEGLALYSCWGEQNSLMIFYDSPDSSRLREDKRILVDVFQIKSQK; this is encoded by the coding sequence ATGTCTCAATTAGAATATTTTTTATTAACTCGCGTTTTACTTCAGTTCGATCGTAGAAGTGATGATATTGTCAGCGATATTTCATCTGCTACTTTTAGCGATGATGGTAGCTTATGGGTTGGCTCTGATGAAATGGTTGGGGTTGAGCGTCTTTCTCCTATCGGCTGCCATAGTTATGGGAAGCATCAACGCTTTTTGTTAAAGGATTATATCGATTTATTTGATGATGATGAAATTGATATTGAAGGTATGGATTTTAAGAATGGTTATCTTTGGTTAACTGGTTCTCATAGTACTAAACGCAAGAAACCTAAAGGGAAAGATTTAGAAACAGATTTAGAAAGGCTTGCTACTGTTACTACCGATCTAAATCGGTTTATTTTAGCGAGAATTCCTGTTGTTAATGGTGAATTAATTAAATCTTGCGTTCTTGCTGAAGGTGAAAGCAAAACGGCAGCTTGTTTGCAGAAAATTGATCGGCGTAATTTGTTATTTGAGGTTTTGAAATCAGACGCGCATTTGAAACGATTTATTACTAGTGGAATCCCTTCTAAAGATAACGGTTTGGATATCGAAGGTTTAGCTATAGCAAATAATAATCGCATTTTTCTTGGTTTACGCGGCCCTGTTTTACGAGGATGGGCTATCATCCTTGAAATACAGTTAACGGAATCTGAACCTGGTGTTCTTACTTTGGAAGAGATAACCGATGAAGGTGCAAAATACAAGAAGCATTTTCTCGATTTAAATGGTTTGGGAATACGAGAATTATGTTTGCAAGGGGAAGATTTAATTATCTTAGCAGGGCCGACGATGGCTGTAGAAGGAGAAATGCAGGTTTTTCGTTGGAAAGATATTTTCAATCATTCGGGTAATAATATTCACCTGCAAGATGATAATTTGTTTCCTTTATTTGACTTACCTTTTACCATTGGTTCGGATCATGCTGAAGGTTTAGCGCTGTATTCTTGTTGGGGAGAACAAAATAGCTTGATGATATTTTATGATTCTCCAGATAGTAGCCGCTTGCGAGAAGACAAAAGAATACTCGTTGATGTTTTTCAAATTAAGTCTCAGAAATAA